One Faecalispora anaeroviscerum genomic window carries:
- a CDS encoding protein arginine kinase, with protein MKKWYEKSGQEADVVISTRVRLARNLSKYPFPVKMSAEQREKVEEAVRDAVMRGNSSISSSFRFISLDDISQNEAVSLVERHLVSPEFISAPNGRGLLLTQDETISIMINEEDHLRIQVMREGLDLEGAYEMVDRVDALLNESLHFAFDEELGYLTQCPTNLGTGMRASLMLHLPALQESGAMRRVASSLSKLGLVIRGIYGEGSEPVGAIYQLSNQVTLGLSEQAAVANLKSIAGQLIAQERTARAELVKTVEAQDQIFRSIGILKSARVLNSDEFMRLISYVRMGVATGLLTGISYDTISSLIVQIQPATMMLTKKMTTAERDALRASIVSQRLNLQ; from the coding sequence ATGAAAAAATGGTATGAAAAAAGCGGGCAGGAAGCCGATGTAGTCATCAGTACCCGCGTGAGGCTGGCCCGCAACCTGAGCAAATACCCGTTCCCGGTGAAAATGAGCGCCGAGCAGCGCGAAAAGGTGGAAGAGGCGGTGCGCGACGCCGTGATGCGCGGTAACAGTTCAATCTCCAGCAGCTTCCGGTTTATCAGCCTCGACGACATCAGCCAGAACGAGGCGGTATCCTTAGTGGAACGCCACCTGGTCAGCCCGGAGTTTATCTCGGCTCCGAATGGACGCGGGCTTCTGCTGACGCAGGATGAAACCATTTCGATCATGATCAACGAGGAAGATCACCTGCGCATTCAGGTCATGCGTGAGGGCCTTGACCTGGAAGGTGCCTACGAGATGGTGGACCGGGTAGACGCGCTGCTGAATGAAAGCTTGCATTTTGCGTTTGATGAGGAGCTGGGTTACCTGACCCAATGCCCCACCAATCTGGGCACAGGCATGCGGGCGTCTTTGATGCTGCATCTGCCGGCTCTGCAGGAAAGCGGAGCCATGCGGCGGGTGGCTTCCAGCCTGTCAAAGCTGGGGCTTGTGATTCGCGGCATTTACGGCGAGGGCAGCGAGCCGGTGGGGGCGATTTACCAGCTCTCCAACCAGGTGACCCTGGGGCTGAGCGAGCAGGCCGCGGTCGCGAACCTGAAAAGCATCGCAGGCCAGCTGATCGCGCAGGAGCGCACGGCTCGGGCCGAGCTGGTGAAAACAGTGGAAGCACAGGATCAGATTTTCCGTTCCATCGGGATTCTGAAAAGTGCCCGTGTCCTCAACAGCGACGAATTCATGAGGCTGATTTCCTATGTGAGAATGGGCGTTGCCACCGGTCTTCTCACGGGGATTTCATATGACACAATCAGCAGCCTGATTGTGCAGATTCAGCCCGCCACTATGATGCTGACCAAGAAAATGACCACAGCCGAGCGGGATGCGCTGCGTGCAAGCATTGTATCTCAGCGGCTAAATTTACAATAA